A window from Musa acuminata AAA Group cultivar baxijiao chromosome BXJ3-10, Cavendish_Baxijiao_AAA, whole genome shotgun sequence encodes these proteins:
- the LOC135651221 gene encoding transcription factor MTB1-like, producing the protein MSDFFWSEEERGMAAAVLGPVAFDYLAASRTSSDGLTAAASSAEADLQSRLLDLVEGPPDRPCLGWNYAIFWQISRAKSGDLVLGWGDGSCRDLRDGEEAAAAAAVARSPGDDESQQKMRRAVLQKLHVYFGGSDEDNYALRLDQVTDAEMFFLVSMYFSFPRGKGAPGRALAAGKHLWILSPSDYCYRGFLAASAGFRTIVVVPFDTGVLELGSVRSLAESPNSLQTIKSVFSGTTPAGMPQSREKYERNGSEACPKIFGKDLNLGTSNVNDKPLVTKVEDSSWDTQLKRGSGDWVLFPNVRKGMQSFSWNHVRGPSSHQQQFGNGAVITSSEVGDHSDGVRGDTLLGQLQIQKNQHNPQQSLQPPLRQIDFSGGTSRAGTLIAHVGALEGDHADIEVSCKDERVGPPDERRPRKRGRKPANGREEPLNHVEAERQRREKLNQRFYALRAVVPNISKMDKASLLGDAIAYITELQKRLKEMESERERFLESNAMDHSIRVHQPEVDVQALEDEVIVQVSSPLNTHPVSKVFQALKEVQVNVAESKVTGGGETIQHTFIIKSPGSEQQIKDKIIAALSHGSDSTEQLY; encoded by the coding sequence ATGTCGGATTTCTTCTGGAGCGAGGAGGAGCGGGGCATGGCTGCCGCCGTCCTCGGCCCCGTGGCCTTCGACTACCTCGCCGCCAGCCGCACATCCTCCGACGGCCTCACCGCCGCAGCCTCCTCCGCCGAGGCCGACCTCCAAAGCCGCCTCCTCGACCTTGTCGAGGGCCCCCCCGACCGCCCTTGTCTCGGCTGGAACTACGCCATCTTCTGGCAGATTTCCCGCGCCAAGTCCGGTGACCTCGTCCTCGGCTGGGGCGACGGGTCCTGCCGTGATCTCCGTGACGGCGAGGAGGCCGCGGCGGCGGCTGCGGTCGCGAGGTCCCCCGGTGACGATGAGTCCCAGCAGAAAATGAGAAGGGCCGTCCTCCAGAAGCTCCACGTGTATTTCGGGGGTTCCGACGAGGACAACTACGCCCTCCGCCTCGATCAGGTCACCGACGCCGAGATGTTCTTCCTCGTCTCGATGTACTTCTCCTTTCCTCGAGGGAAGGGCGCGCCAGGTCGGGCTTTGGCGGCCGGGAAGCACCTGTGGATCTTATCGCCCTCCGACTACTGCTACAGGGGCTTCTTGGCGGCGTCTGCCGGGTTCCGCACGATCGTTGTAGTGCCATTCGATACAGGCGTTCTCGAATTGGGATCCGTTAGATCGCTAGCTGAAAGCCCTAATTCATTGCAGACCataaagtcggtgttttcgggtacgACGCCTGCGGGGATGCCGCAGTCTCGCGAGAAGTACGAGAGGAATGGATCAGAGGCATGCCCAAAAATCTTCGGAAAGGATCTAAATCTGGGGACTTCTAATGTCAATGACAAGCCTCTAGTTACAAAGGTAGAGGATAGTTCTTGGGATACACAACTAAAGAGAGGCAGCGGGGATTGGGTGCTGTTTCCTAATGTTCGGAAAGGAATGCAGAGTTTCAGTTGGAACCATGTCCGCGGCCCGAGTTCTCATCAGCAGCAGTTTGGTAATGGCGCTGTGATCACTAGCAGTGAAGTCGGCGATCACAGTGATGGAGTGCGGGGAGATACTTTGCTTGGGCAATTGCAGATTCAGAAGAATCAGCATAACCCCCAACAATCACTGCAGCCACCACTGAGGCAGATCGATTTTAGTGGAGGGACTTCGAGAGCTGGGACTTTGATTGCCCACGTTGGTGCACTGGAAGGGGACCATGCAGACATAGAGGTTTCATGTAAAGATGAGAGGGTTGGCCCACCAGATGAGCGGCGCCCAAGGAAGAGGGGAAGGAAGCCTGCAAATGGGAGGGAAGAACCTCTCAATCATGTTGAAGCAGAGCGCCAGAGGAGGGAAAAGCTTAACCAGAGGTTCTATGCTTTGCGTGCGGTGGTGCCTAATATTTCAAAGATGGATAAGGCATCTTTGCTGGGAGATGCCATTGCATATATTACGGAGCTCCAAAAGAGGTTGAAGGAGATGGAGTCCGAGAGGGAGAGATTCTTGGAATCCAATGCGATGGATCATAGCATCCGAGTGCATCAACCTGAGGTTGATGTGCAAGCTCTTGAGGATGAGGTGATTGTGCAAGTCAGCTCTCCATTGAATACCCATCCTGTTTCTAAAGTTTTTCAAGCTTTAAAGGAGGTGCAGGTTAATGTGGCAGAATCAAAGGTCACAGGTGGTGGAGAAACTATTCAGCATACTTTTATCATCAAATCACCAGGCTCCGAACAGCAAATTAAGGATAAGATAATTGCTGCTTTGTCTCATGGAAGTGACTCAACAGAGCAATTATACTAA